The DNA window GTCGAAGCGGATCCGCTGCTTGCGGCGGGCCTGGTCGAGGAAGAGGTTGGTGGTGATGCGGTGCAGCCAGCCCTCGAAGGTGCCCGGGGTGTACGTCGACAGCGACCGGAAGACGCGGACGAACACCTCCTGGGTGAGATCCTCGGCGTCGTGACGGTTGCCCGTCAGCCGGTAGGCCAGCCGGTAGACCCGGTCCGAGTGCTGCTCGACGATCTCGTCCCACGAAGGGACGTGCTGGTCCGGGGTCGTCTCCACCGGGACCTCCTTGTCGCGCTCTCGCGCTGCTCCGCCGAACAGGGCCTTGTCCTTCCTCACCGTAGGGACACGTACTGAGAGGAACCTGTGAGCCCAGTGTCCCTCTTCCGGGCTCGTCTGGGAGAACGAGCGGGGCACGGGCGGTGTTCCCGCCCGGGGCCGCGCACTCGCGATACGTTGGGCCCGTGAAGCCCCCGAGTTGGTCCTACGCCGAGCAGTACGTCGTCGAGGACGCGGTGCTCGCAGACGCCCGTGCCCGAGCCGCCGAGGTCGGCGTCACGCCGATCGGCGCCGGCGGGGGTGCCGCACTGCGGTTCCTCGCCTCCGTCCTCGACGCCCGCGCGGTGGTCGAGATCGGCACCGGCACCGGTGTCTCCGGCCTGTGGCTCCTGCGCGGGATGCGCGCCGACGGCGTGCTCACGACCGTCGACATCGAGACCGAGCACCAGCGCCTGGCGCGGCAGTCGTTCACCGAGGCCGGCTATGCCAACCAGCGGGCCCGGACGATCTCGGGTGCCGCGCTCGAGGTGCTCCCCCGGCTGACCGACGGCCACTACGACCTGGTCTTCTGCGACGGCGACAAGCGCGAGTACTCCGCCTACCTGGCCGAGGCCCTGCGGCTGCTGCGCCCGGGCGGCGTGGTGGCCTTCGACAACGCCCTGTGGCACGACCGGGTGGCCGACCCCGCTCAGCGTGACGAGGAGACCGTGGCGATCCGCGACCTCGGCCGCGAGGTCGCCGACCACGACGGCCTGGTGCAGCTGCTGCTCCCGGTCGGCGACGGCCTGCTGCTCGCCAAGAAGGAGTGGAGCCCGGACGGCGAGGTCCGGGTCTAGCCGATCCCCTTCAGGGGCTCGGGCGAGCCGAGCCACTCGAGGAGCGCCCGCGACCCGAAGCCGGTCGGCCCCTTCGTCCACTCGTAGGACTCCTCCGGGGCGTCCCCCACCGAGGCGACGTCGAGGTGGGCCCACGGGGTCTCGCCGACGAAGTGCTGGAGGAACAGGGCGGCGGTGATCGCCCCCGGTCCCCCGGGCGCGTTGTCCGCGTCGGCCACCGTCGAGGCCAGCTTGGCCTCGTAGGACTCGCTCAGCGGGAACCGCCACAGCGGCTCGCCGGCGAGCTCCGCCGCCGCGCCGACCAGGGCGGCGAGCGTGTCGTCGTTGGCGAAGTAGCCGCCGACCTGCTGCCCGAGCGCCACCTTCATCGCGCCGGTCAGCGTGGCGACGTCGACCACGACGTCGGGCTTGATCTCGCTGACGGCGTACGCCAGTCCGTCAGCGAGGACCAGCCGGCCCTCGGCGTCGGTGTTGGTGACCTCGGAGGTGCGCCCGCCGTAGTGGCGGATCACGTCACCGGGCCGCAGGGCGTTGCCGCTGACGGCGTTCTCGGCGGCCGTCACCAGCCCGACCACGCGGACCGGGCAGCCGACGGCGGCGAGCGCCGCCATCGTCGCGAGGACGACGGCACCGCCCGTCATGTCGCGCTTCATGTTGACCATGGCCTCGCCGGGCTTGATCGAGAGGCCGCCGCTGTCGAAGGTGATGCCCTTGCCCACGATCACGACCGTGGGCGTACGACGGGTGGCCTTGGCCGGCGCGTAGTCCAGCCGGATCATCCGCGGCGGCGTCGCGGACGCCTGACCGACGGCGACGATGCCGCCGAAGCCCTCGTCGGCGAGACGGCGCTCGTCCCACACGTCGTACCCGAGCCCGTGCTCGTCGGCGATCGCGCGCGCCTGCTCGGCGAGCCAGGCCGGGTTCTTCAGGTTGGAGGGCACGGTCGCGAGCATCCGCGAGCGCCAGCCGGCGCCGCCGAGGGCGACCGCGCGGGCCAGCACCGGAGCCAGGTCGGCCGGGAGGTCGGCGAGGACCACCCGGGCCACCGGCCGGTGCTCGGGCGGGCCCGAGCGCCAGTGGAACCCGAACGAGCCGAGCATCGTGCCCACCACGAACGGCGTGATCGCGTCGTCGGCGGCGATCGCCGGGATCGTCGTCGCCACCGAGGCCCGGTCACGGGTCGCGCGGGCCAGCACGGCTCCCGCGCGGCGGAAGTCCTGGGGTCGCTGCTGGCCGACGCCGACGAGCAGCACCAGCTCGAGGTCGGCGTTGTCGGTGCTGCCCAGCGGCACCGGCACGGCCGTGACCTCACCGACCTCGCCGGTCGCGTCGGCGACGTCGAGGACACCGAGCAGGTCGACGCCCAGGAGGTCGCCCAGGTCGGCCGCGCCCGGCCCCAGCAGGGGCGGGGCGCCGTCCTCACCCGGGAGGACCGGCAGTGCCACGACCTCGACCCCGGCGACACCGTGGGGCAGGGCCGTGCTCAGCGCGAAGTCGGGAG is part of the Nocardioides conyzicola genome and encodes:
- a CDS encoding O-methyltransferase, producing MKPPSWSYAEQYVVEDAVLADARARAAEVGVTPIGAGGGAALRFLASVLDARAVVEIGTGTGVSGLWLLRGMRADGVLTTVDIETEHQRLARQSFTEAGYANQRARTISGAALEVLPRLTDGHYDLVFCDGDKREYSAYLAEALRLLRPGGVVAFDNALWHDRVADPAQRDEETVAIRDLGREVADHDGLVQLLLPVGDGLLLAKKEWSPDGEVRV
- a CDS encoding leucyl aminopeptidase family protein, whose product is MPASQLHLPSQVSPPDFALSTALPHGVAGVEVVALPVLPGEDGAPPLLGPGAADLGDLLGVDLLGVLDVADATGEVGEVTAVPVPLGSTDNADLELVLLVGVGQQRPQDFRRAGAVLARATRDRASVATTIPAIAADDAITPFVVGTMLGSFGFHWRSGPPEHRPVARVVLADLPADLAPVLARAVALGGAGWRSRMLATVPSNLKNPAWLAEQARAIADEHGLGYDVWDERRLADEGFGGIVAVGQASATPPRMIRLDYAPAKATRRTPTVVIVGKGITFDSGGLSIKPGEAMVNMKRDMTGGAVVLATMAALAAVGCPVRVVGLVTAAENAVSGNALRPGDVIRHYGGRTSEVTNTDAEGRLVLADGLAYAVSEIKPDVVVDVATLTGAMKVALGQQVGGYFANDDTLAALVGAAAELAGEPLWRFPLSESYEAKLASTVADADNAPGGPGAITAALFLQHFVGETPWAHLDVASVGDAPEESYEWTKGPTGFGSRALLEWLGSPEPLKGIG